A genomic region of Mycobacterium sp. Aquia_213 contains the following coding sequences:
- a CDS encoding bifunctional nuclease family protein, with product MGEVRVVGIRVEQPQNQPVLLLREANGDRYLPIWIGQSEAAAIALEQQGVEPPRPLTHDLIRDLIAALGHSLKEVRIVDLQEGTFYADLVFDRNITVSARPSDSVAIALRVGVPIYVEEAVLAQAGLLIPDESDEESNTAVREDEVEKFKEFLDSVSPDDFKAT from the coding sequence ATGGGTGAAGTTCGTGTTGTCGGCATTCGCGTCGAGCAGCCGCAGAACCAGCCGGTGCTGTTGTTGCGTGAGGCCAACGGTGACCGCTACCTGCCGATTTGGATTGGACAGTCCGAAGCCGCCGCCATTGCGCTCGAGCAACAAGGTGTCGAGCCGCCCCGCCCGCTGACCCATGATCTGATTCGGGATCTCATTGCAGCACTTGGGCATTCACTCAAAGAGGTCCGGATCGTCGATCTGCAGGAAGGCACTTTCTACGCCGACCTCGTCTTCGACCGCAACATCACCGTGTCGGCGCGGCCCTCGGACTCGGTGGCGATCGCGCTTCGGGTCGGTGTCCCGATCTACGTCGAGGAGGCCGTTCTCGCCCAGGCGGGTCTGCTGATCCCCGACGAGAGCGACGAGGAGTCCAACACCGCCGTGCGGGAGGACGAGGTGGAGAAATTCAAGGAGTTTCTCGACAGCGTGTCGCCCGACGACTTCAAGGCCACCTAA
- a CDS encoding MerR family transcriptional regulator translates to MSDQPRQEQLDLADHADAATNGEPSVTVASGPVQPGLFPDDSVPDELVGYRGPSACQIAGITYRQLDYWARTSLVVPSIRSAAGSGSQRLYSFKDILVLKIVKRLLDTGISLHNIRVAVDHLRQRGVEDLANITLFSDGTTVYECTSAEEVVDLLQGGQGVFGIAVSGAMRELTGVIADFPGERADGGESIAAPEDELASRRKHRDRKIG, encoded by the coding sequence GTGAGCGACCAGCCACGTCAAGAACAGCTGGACCTTGCTGACCACGCGGACGCCGCGACCAACGGTGAACCGAGCGTCACCGTGGCCAGCGGCCCCGTGCAGCCCGGGCTATTTCCTGACGATTCGGTGCCGGACGAGCTGGTCGGCTACCGCGGGCCGAGCGCCTGCCAGATCGCCGGAATCACCTACCGGCAGCTGGACTACTGGGCACGCACCTCGTTGGTAGTGCCATCGATTCGCAGCGCGGCCGGATCCGGCAGCCAGCGGCTGTACTCCTTCAAGGACATCCTGGTTCTCAAGATCGTCAAGCGGCTGCTCGACACCGGCATTTCGCTGCACAACATCCGCGTCGCCGTCGACCATCTGCGTCAGCGCGGCGTCGAGGATCTGGCCAACATCACGTTGTTCTCGGACGGCACCACCGTTTATGAGTGCACGTCGGCCGAAGAGGTGGTCGACCTGCTGCAGGGCGGCCAGGGCGTGTTCGGCATCGCCGTGTCGGGCGCCATGCGGGAGTTGACCGGCGTTATCGCCGACTTCCCAGGTGAGCGCGCCGATGGTGGCGAGTCGATTGCGGCGCCGGAGGACGAGCTGGCCTCGCGGCGCAAGCATCGCGACCGCAAAATCGGCTAG
- the garA gene encoding glycogen accumulation regulator GarA: MDNDQTSDEVTVETTSVFRADFLNELDAPTQSGSESTVSGVEGLPAGSALLVVKRGPNAGSRFLLDQAITSAGRHPDSDIFLDDVTVSRRHAEFRLENNEFHVVDVGSLNGTYVNREPVDSAVLANGDEVQIGKFRLVFLTGPKGDDDGGSGG; this comes from the coding sequence ATGGACAATGACCAGACTTCTGACGAAGTCACCGTGGAAACGACTTCGGTTTTCCGCGCCGACTTCCTGAACGAACTGGACGCCCCCACGCAGTCGGGCTCCGAGAGCACGGTGTCCGGGGTCGAAGGACTTCCGGCGGGCTCGGCGTTGCTGGTCGTCAAGCGGGGGCCCAACGCTGGATCGCGCTTTCTGCTCGACCAGGCCATCACCTCGGCCGGCCGGCACCCCGACAGCGACATATTCCTCGATGACGTCACCGTGAGCCGCCGCCACGCCGAATTCAGGTTGGAAAACAACGAATTCCACGTGGTCGATGTGGGTAGCCTCAACGGCACCTACGTCAATCGCGAGCCGGTGGACTCGGCAGTGCTGGCTAACGGTGACGAAGTACAGATCGGCAAGTTCCGCTTGGTGTTCCTGACGGGACCCAAAGGTGACGACGACGGAGGATCCGGAGGCTAG
- a CDS encoding DUF881 domain-containing protein, protein MSEDQPDGTPGESADAPTRHDDSRPDADDAAQRGRHELPAKSPRPEIGAVGRTGLSGMLRSGRSRLMFGTLAVLLCLVLGVAIVTQVRQTRSGDSLDTARPADLLVLLDSLRQREGTLNGEVNELQNTLNSLQASGNTDQAAIQSAQARLAALSILVGAVGATGPGVTITVDDPGPGVSPEVMLDVINELRAAGAEAIEVNGGHQSVRVGVDTWVVGTPGSLTIDTKALSPPYSILAIGDPPTLAAAMNIPGGAEDSIKRVGGKMSVQQSDHIDVTTLRQPKPHQYAQPVK, encoded by the coding sequence GTGAGCGAGGACCAGCCAGACGGCACGCCCGGCGAAAGTGCTGACGCGCCAACCCGGCACGACGACTCCAGACCCGATGCCGACGACGCCGCGCAGCGTGGTCGCCACGAACTGCCCGCGAAGAGTCCGCGCCCCGAGATCGGAGCGGTGGGCCGGACCGGGTTGTCCGGGATGCTGCGCAGTGGGCGGTCGCGGTTGATGTTCGGCACCCTGGCCGTCCTGCTCTGTCTGGTCCTGGGCGTCGCCATCGTCACCCAGGTCCGCCAGACCCGGTCGGGCGACTCCCTGGACACGGCGCGCCCCGCGGATCTACTCGTCCTGCTGGATTCGCTGCGACAGCGTGAGGGCACGCTCAACGGCGAAGTCAACGAACTGCAGAACACGCTGAATTCGTTGCAGGCGTCCGGCAACACCGACCAGGCCGCGATCCAAAGTGCGCAGGCCCGACTGGCCGCGCTGTCCATCCTGGTCGGCGCCGTGGGCGCGACCGGGCCCGGCGTCACCATCACCGTCGATGACCCCGGTCCCGGGGTATCACCCGAGGTAATGCTTGACGTGATCAATGAGTTGCGGGCCGCCGGCGCGGAGGCGATCGAGGTCAACGGCGGACACCAGTCGGTGCGGGTGGGCGTCGACACCTGGGTGGTCGGCACGCCCGGTTCGCTGACCATCGACACGAAGGCGCTGTCGCCGCCGTATTCGATTCTCGCGATTGGCGATCCGCCCACGCTCGCCGCGGCGATGAACATTCCCGGCGGTGCCGAGGACAGCATCAAGCGGGTCGGCGGAAAAATGTCCGTGCAGCAGAGCGACCACATCGACGTGACCACCTTGCGACAACCAAAACCGCACCAATACGCTCAGCCCGTCAAGTGA
- a CDS encoding MerR family transcriptional regulator translates to MSAPDSSALAGMSIGAVLDLLRPDFPDVTISKIRFLEAEGLVTPQRAASGYRRFTAYDCARLRFILTAQRDHYLPLKVIRAQLDAQPDGELPPFGSPYGVPRLVSVTDSDAAPETGPDAAAVAPTRIRLSREDLLERAGVDEDLLTALAKAGVITNGPGGFFDEHTVVILQCARALSDYGVEPRHLRAFRSAADRQSDLIAQIAGPLIKADKAGARDRADDLAREVAALAITLHTSLIKSAVRDVLRR, encoded by the coding sequence GTGAGCGCACCCGATAGCTCGGCCCTGGCCGGGATGTCGATTGGGGCGGTCTTGGACCTGTTGAGGCCGGATTTCCCCGATGTCACGATCTCCAAGATTCGGTTCTTGGAAGCAGAGGGACTGGTGACACCGCAGCGCGCCGCGTCGGGATACCGCAGATTCACCGCGTATGACTGTGCGCGACTGCGCTTCATCCTCACCGCGCAGCGCGACCATTACCTACCGTTGAAGGTGATCCGGGCGCAGCTGGATGCCCAGCCCGACGGCGAATTGCCGCCGTTCGGATCGCCTTATGGCGTACCGCGATTGGTTTCGGTGACCGACAGCGACGCCGCCCCCGAGACCGGACCCGACGCGGCCGCGGTGGCCCCCACTCGCATCCGGTTGAGTCGGGAGGACCTCCTGGAACGCGCGGGGGTGGACGAAGACCTGCTGACCGCACTGGCCAAAGCCGGGGTGATCACCAACGGTCCGGGGGGATTCTTCGACGAGCACACCGTCGTAATCCTGCAGTGCGCACGAGCGTTGTCCGACTACGGCGTCGAGCCGCGGCATCTGCGTGCCTTCCGCTCGGCCGCCGACCGCCAGTCCGACCTGATCGCCCAAATCGCCGGGCCGCTAATCAAGGCCGACAAGGCGGGCGCCCGCGATCGCGCCGACGACCTGGCGCGCGAGGTTGCCGCACTCGCAATTACTTTGCACACGTCGCTGATCAAGTCGGCCGTTCGCGACGTTCTGCGACGCTGA
- the gcvH gene encoding glycine cleavage system protein GcvH — protein sequence MSDIPPDLHYTAEHEWVRRSGDDTVRVGITDFAQSALGDVVFVQLPDVGTEVTAGESFGEVESTKSVSDLFAPLSGTVTAVNGDLEGSPQLVNSDPYEAGWLLDIQVSDGSELESAISALLDAEAYRGTLTE from the coding sequence GTGAGCGATATCCCGCCCGATCTGCACTACACCGCCGAACATGAGTGGGTTCGCCGGAGCGGTGACGACACCGTGCGGGTCGGAATCACCGACTTCGCGCAATCGGCGCTGGGCGACGTCGTTTTCGTCCAGCTGCCCGACGTGGGCACCGAGGTGACCGCGGGCGAATCGTTCGGCGAAGTGGAATCGACGAAATCCGTCTCGGACTTGTTCGCGCCGCTGTCCGGCACGGTGACTGCCGTCAACGGCGACCTGGAAGGCAGTCCACAGCTGGTCAATTCCGATCCCTACGAAGCCGGCTGGCTGCTGGACATCCAGGTCTCGGACGGCTCGGAGTTGGAGTCCGCCATTTCCGCGCTGCTCGATGCCGAGGCCTACCGCGGCACACTGACCGAGTGA